In Sandaracinaceae bacterium, the DNA window AGCTCCACGCCCACGACGTCCTCCGTGTTGTAGACGCGGAAGCGCTCGGTGGTGAAGGTCTTCTGCGCGTCGCGCACGCTGTCGCGGTCGTGCCCCGCGATGCACACGGCGGTGGGGATGCCCATGGCCACCTCGCGCGCGAACGACGGCCCGCCCAGGTAGGTGAGCTGCCAGTGCATGGTCTTGGGCAGCACGTTCTCGAAGATGTCGCTCACCAGCATGAGCGTCTCCTCCTCGATGCCCTTGGTGGCGCTCACGATGGTGACGCCCGCCGGGATCATGGGGCGGGCCTCCTCCAGCACGGCGCGCAGGCCGTGCGTGGGGATCACCGACACCACCATGCTGGCGTCGATCAGCGCGGTGGCCAGGTCGCCGGTGGGCGTGAGCGTGGGGGGCAGCTCGAAGCCGGGCAGGTAGCGGGTGTTCTCGCGCGCGGCGATCATGTCTTCGGCGCGCTCGTTCGAGCGGGCCCACAGGCGCACGTGGTGACCCTGGTCGGCCAGGAGCTTGGCGATGGCCGTGCCCCACGAGCCGGCCCCCAAGACCGCGATTTGACGTTGATCCATGGCGGCACTGTAACCGATTGGCGGGGCCGTGCGTGGTACCCGCATGACGAACCGAGACGAGACCGTGGACGTGCTGGTGGTGGGTGGTGGCCTGGCCGGTGGGCTGGTGGCCGAGGCGGCTGCGCGGCAGGGAAAACGCGTGCTGGTGCTGGAGCGCGCGGCCGATCCTGGGGGCAGGGCGCGCAGCCAGGCGCAGGGCGAGCACCGCTTCAATTTCGGGCCGCACGCGATCTACCGAGGCGGCCCCATGCACCGGGCGCTGGTGGCCGCGGGGGTGCCGGTGACGGGCGTGGATCCGTCGGTGGGCGGGGCGCAGGCCCTGTTCGCGGACGGGCGCCTGGACGCGTTGCCCATCAGCCTGGGGGGCGCGCTGCGCGCGGGCTGGTTCGGCACGCGAGACGCGGTGGACTTCATGCGGGCCGCGCAGGCGGTGAGGGGGGCCGCGCGCCCAGGCGCCGCTGCACGAGACCTCGGCCGCCGCGTGGATCGACTCGCTGGCCACCCGCGAGAACGCCCGCACCATGCTGGCGGTGCTGGTGCGGCTGGCCACGTATGGCGGTGACCTGCACGTGCTGAGCGCGGACGTGGCGCAGCAGCAGCTGGCGGCGGCCCTGCGCAGCGGCGTGATCTACGTGCACGGCGGCTGGCAGGCGCTGGTGGACGGACTGCTGGCGCGCGTGAAGCAAGCGGGCGCTCAGGTGCGCCACGCGCGCGCGGCGTCGCTGGTGCTGGGCCACGGGGACGGCGCGCTGCAACACCGGGTGCTGGACGCCGAGGGCAGGGGCTACCGCGCGCGCGACGTGGTGTTCGCCTGTGCGCCGCACGTGGCCAGCAGCCTGGTGGGCGAGGCCGACGCGGGGCTCGCGGCGTTTGCCCGGACCGCGCAGCCGGTGACCATGCGCTGCGTGGACCTCGGCCTGCGCGACAGCCGCGACCTGCGCTTCACGCTGGGCGTGGACGTGCCCTTCTACTTCTCGCCGCAGCGCGGGGTCCGCGGCATGGCCCCGGCAGGCGCCGTGAGCGTGCACGCGGCGCTGTACCTGGGCGCGGAGGCACCGGGCGCGGGGGTGGTCCACCAGGCTTCGCCCGGGGAGCCCGCGGGCATGGACCCCGCCGCGCTGCTGGACCAGGCCATCGATCGAGCGGTGCCCGATCTCGGCGAGCGCTTGCTGGTGCGTCGCGTGCTGCCTCGCGCGGTGGTGCACCATGCGCTTCCGGACTGCACGCGCGGAGGTCTCCTCGGCCGCCCGGCATGCGCGTCGCCGGTGCCCGGAGTCTGGTACGCCGGTGACTGGGTGGGCCCCGAAGGGCACCTGGCCGACGCGGCGGCAGCCTCGGCGCTCAGCGTGACCCGCGGCATCGCAGCCGAGGGGGAAGGCAGGTTACGCTTCGCATCGTGAGCCCGCAGTCCGCCACCTCTAGCGCTCCCACCCGCTTCGCGGACGCCGACGCGCGCGCTCACGAGGGCTTCCTCTTTGGTGTCTGCTACCGCATGACGGGCACGCACGCCGATGCCCAGGAGGTGGTCCAAGAGACGTTCCTGCGCGCGCTCGAACGGCCGCCGCTGGACACCACCCAGCCCTGGCGCCCGTGGCTCACGCGCGTGGCCGTGAACCTGTGCAAGGACCGCCTGCGCCGCCGCAAGACGCGCGGCTACGTGGGCCCGTGGCTGCCCGCGCCGGTGGAGCTCGAGGCCAGCAACGACTGCGAGCTGCCCAGCGCCGCCCGCTACGAGCGCCTCGAGAGCGCCAGCTTCGCGTTCTTGTTGGCCCTCGAGCACCTCACGCCGCAGCAGCGCGCGGTCCTGGTGCTGCGCGACGTGCTGGACTACAGCGTGGACGAGACCGCCACCGCGCTGGGCATCACGGCCAGCAACGTGAAGGTCACGCTGCACCGCGCACGTCACGCGCTCGAGGCGGCCGAAGCCGAGAGCGGCTCGTGGC includes these proteins:
- a CDS encoding NAD(P)-dependent glycerol-3-phosphate dehydrogenase translates to MDQRQIAVLGAGSWGTAIAKLLADQGHHVRLWARSNERAEDMIAARENTRYLPGFELPPTLTPTGDLATALIDASMVVSVIPTHGLRAVLEEARPMIPAGVTIVSATKGIEEETLMLVSDIFENVLPKTMHWQLTYLGGPSFAREVAMGIPTAVCIAGHDRDSVRDAQKTFTTERFRVYNTEDVVGVELGGALKNVIAIAAGVADGMGLGLNARAGLITRGLAETSRLATSMGAHPLTLSGLAGMGDLVLTCTGDLSRNRQVGIDLGRGKTIDEILSSMNMVAEGVRTAKSLYNLCQARKVEMPISHEVYRILYEGKSPTKALTDLMSRPLRHERE
- a CDS encoding NAD(P)-binding protein, producing MTNRDETVDVLVVGGGLAGGLVAEAAARQGKRVLVLERAADPGGRARSQAQGEHRFNFGPHAIYRGGPMHRALVAAGVPVTGVDPSVGGAQALFADGRLDALPISLGGALRAGWFGTRDAVDFMRAAQAVRGAARPGAAARDLGRRVDRLAGHPRERPHHAGGAGAAGHVWR
- a CDS encoding sigma-70 family RNA polymerase sigma factor; translation: MTGTHADAQEVVQETFLRALERPPLDTTQPWRPWLTRVAVNLCKDRLRRRKTRGYVGPWLPAPVELEASNDCELPSAARYERLESASFAFLLALEHLTPQQRAVLVLRDVLDYSVDETATALGITASNVKVTLHRARHALEAAEAESGSWRTRKLSDTAREAQRDMLQRFMLALAMGDEAAMRACLADDVRLHTDGAGEFFAAKKPVEGRDKVMTFLLRVVRGVLPLRFAIRDLNGAPALVSEFGPRADRYAERVVTRIELGPDGLIAAYDSVLATDKVRHLFSPAP